A region of Streptomyces sp. R44 DNA encodes the following proteins:
- a CDS encoding LuxR C-terminal-related transcriptional regulator — MARIRVLVVDDHRIFAESLAAALAAEPDVDVAAAGSGPAALRCLERGAAEGRRFDVLLVDAELGAGPAGAAVARVVPADAEGAVDGISLVTGVRRVQPALRTVVLAEKDDPRRAALALQAGASGWVAKDCSLQRLLAVVRGVLRDETHLPPALLTGVLRELTEARRHRSDSERLVESLTPREREVLRCMVAGLGRKAVAERLFLSPHTVRTHMQNVLGKLGVHSTLAAVALARRAGVGPAEPVLPGDVVERGGQPA, encoded by the coding sequence GTGGCACGCATCCGCGTCCTGGTGGTGGACGACCACCGCATCTTCGCCGAATCGCTGGCCGCCGCCCTCGCGGCGGAGCCCGATGTCGACGTCGCCGCCGCCGGCAGCGGCCCGGCGGCCCTGCGCTGCCTGGAGCGCGGCGCGGCGGAGGGCCGCAGGTTCGACGTGCTGCTCGTCGACGCCGAGCTGGGCGCGGGACCGGCCGGAGCGGCCGTGGCGCGCGTGGTGCCCGCGGACGCGGAGGGCGCGGTGGACGGGATCTCGCTGGTCACGGGCGTACGACGGGTGCAGCCCGCGCTCCGCACGGTCGTCCTCGCGGAGAAGGACGACCCGCGCAGGGCCGCGCTCGCGCTGCAGGCCGGGGCCTCCGGCTGGGTCGCGAAGGACTGCTCGCTGCAGCGGCTCCTCGCGGTCGTGCGGGGCGTGCTGCGGGACGAGACGCATCTGCCGCCCGCGCTGCTCACGGGCGTTCTGCGGGAGTTGACGGAGGCGCGCAGGCACCGGTCGGACAGTGAGCGGCTCGTGGAGTCGCTGACGCCGCGCGAGCGGGAGGTGCTGCGCTGCATGGTCGCGGGCCTGGGCCGCAAGGCGGTCGCCGAGCGGCTGTTCCTCTCCCCGCACACCGTCCGCACGCACATGCAGAACGTGCTGGGGAAGCTGGGCGTGCACTCGACGCTCGCGGCGGTGGCGCTGGCCCGCCGGGCGGGTGTGGGTCCCGCGGAGCCGGTGCTACCCGGGGATGTTGTCGAACGGGGCGGTCAGCCGGCGTAG
- the galK gene encoding galactokinase: protein MTSTTVAADFEALYGAAPDGVWAAPGRVNLIGEYTDFNDGFVLPLALPHTAVAAVSRRDDGVLRLHSADVDGGIVQLDVDALEPLSGGGWAAYPAGVVWALREAGHPVTGADVHLTSTVPTGAGLSSSAALEVVTALALNDLFELGISRPELARLAQRAENAFVGVPCGVMDQMASACAEEGHALHLDTRDLSYRQVPFDLAHEGLRLLVVDTRVKHALGDGAYAERRAGCEAGARALGVRTLREVSAAHLLEALGRLSDETILRYVRHVVSDNDRVERTIALLDAGATRAVGPVLTEGHASLRDDLRVSCPELDLVVEAANAAGALGARMTGGGFGGSAVVLVETERAEAVSAAVGKAFAEAGYAAPGIFPAVASAGARRL, encoded by the coding sequence ATGACGTCGACGACCGTCGCCGCCGACTTCGAGGCGCTGTACGGCGCCGCGCCCGACGGGGTCTGGGCCGCCCCCGGGCGGGTCAACCTCATCGGGGAGTACACCGACTTCAACGACGGCTTCGTGCTGCCGCTCGCGCTTCCGCACACCGCCGTCGCCGCCGTCTCCCGCCGCGACGACGGCGTCCTGCGCCTGCACTCCGCCGACGTCGACGGCGGGATCGTCCAGCTGGACGTCGACGCCCTGGAGCCGCTCTCCGGCGGCGGCTGGGCCGCCTACCCCGCCGGGGTCGTGTGGGCGCTGCGGGAGGCCGGGCACCCGGTCACCGGCGCCGACGTCCATCTCACCTCCACCGTGCCGACCGGCGCCGGGCTCTCCTCGTCGGCGGCCCTGGAGGTCGTCACCGCCCTCGCCCTGAACGACCTGTTCGAGCTGGGGATCTCCCGCCCCGAGCTCGCCCGGCTCGCCCAGCGCGCCGAGAACGCCTTCGTCGGCGTGCCCTGCGGCGTCATGGACCAGATGGCCTCCGCCTGCGCCGAGGAGGGCCACGCGCTCCATCTGGACACCCGCGACCTCTCGTACCGTCAGGTCCCCTTCGACCTGGCGCACGAGGGGCTCCGGCTGCTCGTCGTCGACACCCGCGTGAAGCACGCGCTCGGAGACGGCGCGTACGCCGAGCGGCGCGCCGGGTGTGAAGCGGGTGCGCGGGCGCTCGGCGTGCGCACCCTGCGCGAAGTGAGCGCCGCGCATCTGCTCGAAGCGCTCGGGCGTTTGAGCGACGAGACGATTCTGCGGTACGTGCGGCACGTCGTCTCCGACAACGACCGGGTGGAGCGGACCATCGCGCTGCTCGACGCCGGCGCCACCCGGGCCGTCGGCCCGGTCCTCACCGAGGGCCACGCCTCCCTCAGGGACGATCTGCGGGTCTCCTGCCCCGAGCTGGACCTCGTCGTCGAGGCGGCCAACGCCGCCGGGGCGCTCGGCGCCCGGATGACCGGCGGCGGCTTCGGCGGCTCGGCCGTCGTCCTCGTGGAGACCGAGCGGGCGGAGGCCGTGTCGGCCGCCGTCGGCAAGGCCTTCGCCGAGGCCGGGTACGCCGCCCCGGGGATCTTCCCGGCCGTCGCCTCGGCGGGCGCGCGCCGCCTCTGA
- the galE gene encoding UDP-glucose 4-epimerase GalE, which translates to MTRKYLVTGGAGYVGSVVAAHLLERGHRVTVLDDLSTGFAEAVPEGAEFIRGRIQDAARWLDGSYDGVLHFAAFSQVGESVAKPEKYWENNVGGTMALLAAMRTAGVRRLVFSSTAATYGEPETVPITETAPTAPTSPYGASKLAVDHMIGGECAAHGLAAVSLRYFNVAGAYGTLGERHEPESHLIPLVLQVALGRREAISVYGEDYPTPDGTCVRDYIHVADLAEAHLLALDAMTAGEHLVCNLGNGNGFSVREVVETVRKVTGHPIPEITAERRPGDPAVLVASAEAARERLGWTPSRPDLADVVADAWAFAQQQAGVRP; encoded by the coding sequence ATGACGCGGAAGTATCTGGTGACCGGAGGGGCCGGGTACGTGGGCAGCGTGGTCGCCGCCCACCTCCTGGAGCGGGGCCACCGGGTCACCGTCCTCGACGACCTCTCCACCGGCTTCGCCGAAGCCGTCCCCGAGGGCGCCGAGTTCATCCGGGGCCGCATCCAGGACGCGGCGCGATGGCTCGACGGCTCCTACGACGGAGTCCTGCACTTCGCCGCCTTCTCCCAGGTCGGCGAATCGGTCGCCAAGCCCGAGAAGTACTGGGAGAACAACGTCGGCGGCACCATGGCCCTGCTCGCCGCGATGCGCACCGCCGGGGTCCGCAGGCTGGTCTTCTCCTCCACCGCCGCCACCTACGGCGAGCCGGAGACCGTGCCGATCACCGAGACCGCGCCGACGGCCCCCACCAGCCCGTACGGGGCGAGCAAGCTGGCCGTCGACCACATGATCGGCGGGGAGTGCGCGGCCCACGGCCTGGCCGCCGTCTCGCTGCGCTACTTCAACGTCGCCGGGGCGTACGGCACGCTCGGCGAGCGCCACGAGCCCGAGTCCCATCTGATCCCGCTCGTCCTCCAGGTCGCCCTGGGCCGCCGCGAGGCGATCTCGGTGTACGGCGAGGACTACCCGACCCCGGACGGCACCTGCGTCCGCGACTACATCCACGTCGCCGACCTCGCCGAGGCCCACCTCCTCGCGCTCGACGCCATGACCGCCGGCGAGCACCTGGTCTGCAACCTCGGCAACGGCAACGGCTTCTCCGTCCGCGAGGTCGTCGAGACCGTCCGCAAGGTCACCGGCCACCCGATCCCCGAGATCACCGCGGAGCGCCGCCCCGGCGACCCCGCCGTCCTGGTCGCCTCCGCCGAGGCCGCCCGCGAGCGGCTCGGCTGGACGCCCTCCCGCCCGGACCTGGCCGATGTCGTCGCCGACGCCTGGGCGTTCGCACAGCAGCAGGCAGGAGTCCGTCCATGA
- the galT gene encoding galactose-1-phosphate uridylyltransferase — MKKTVTTLADGRELIYYDTRDDTVRTAVDPRPLTPVVSRSEIRYDELTGDPVAIASHRQARTYHPPADACPLCPARDGRESEIPEESYEVAVFENRFPSLSGGVGRCEVVCFTDDHTDSFADLTEERAGLVLDAWADRTAALSALPGVEQVYCFENRGAEIGVTLPHAHGQIYAFPYVTPRTAAMRRRADEHRAATGRNLFDDLVAREKADGERVVLETEHWIAFVPYAAHWPYEVHLHPKRRVPDLLALDAAERTECAQVYLELLRRFDRIFGPDEPPTPYIAAWHQAPFTDERREDLGLHLELFTVRRASGKLKFLAGTESGMGAFMNDVRPEDAARRLREVASA; from the coding sequence GTGAAGAAGACCGTCACCACGCTCGCCGACGGGCGCGAGCTGATCTACTACGACACGCGCGACGACACCGTCCGCACCGCCGTCGACCCCCGTCCCCTCACCCCGGTCGTCTCCCGCTCCGAGATCCGGTACGACGAGCTCACCGGCGATCCCGTCGCCATCGCCTCGCACCGGCAGGCCCGCACCTACCACCCGCCGGCCGACGCCTGCCCGCTCTGCCCCGCCAGGGACGGCCGGGAGAGCGAGATCCCCGAGGAGAGCTACGAGGTCGCGGTCTTCGAGAACCGCTTCCCCTCCCTCTCCGGCGGCGTCGGCCGCTGCGAGGTCGTCTGCTTCACCGACGACCACACGGACTCCTTCGCCGACCTCACCGAGGAGCGCGCCGGACTCGTCCTCGACGCCTGGGCCGACCGGACCGCCGCCCTCTCCGCCCTGCCCGGCGTCGAGCAGGTCTACTGCTTCGAGAACCGCGGCGCGGAGATCGGCGTCACCCTGCCGCACGCGCACGGCCAGATCTACGCCTTCCCGTACGTCACGCCCCGCACGGCCGCCATGCGCCGCCGCGCCGACGAGCACCGCGCGGCGACCGGACGGAACCTCTTCGACGACCTCGTCGCCCGCGAGAAGGCCGACGGCGAGCGGGTGGTCCTGGAGACCGAGCACTGGATCGCCTTCGTGCCGTACGCCGCGCACTGGCCGTACGAGGTCCACCTCCACCCCAAGCGCCGGGTGCCGGACCTGCTCGCCCTGGACGCGGCGGAGCGCACAGAGTGCGCACAGGTCTACCTGGAACTCTTGAGGCGCTTCGACCGGATCTTCGGCCCGGACGAGCCGCCGACGCCCTACATCGCCGCCTGGCACCAGGCGCCGTTCACGGACGAGCGGCGCGAGGACCTCGGACTGCACCTGGAGCTTTTCACCGTCCGGCGGGCCTCTGGCAAGCTGAAGTTCCTCGCGGGCACCGAGTCCGGCATGGGCGCGTTCATGAACGACGTACGGCCGGAGGACGCGGCCCGACGACTCCGAGAGGTGGCAAGCGCATGA
- a CDS encoding LuxR C-terminal-related transcriptional regulator: MGVRLVVVDDHRLLAEALASALKLRGHRVLAAAAPVAGAAELVVSRAPEVCLLGTAAPDAPGAFDPVVRIKRERPQVAVVVLGPVPSPRGIAAAFAAGASGYVRHDERIEGVERALVKARAGESAVSPQLLQGAFEELLHPSAQPDDEAQRLLRLLTHREVEVLVRVAEGEDTRLIAAGMGIAPSTARTHVQRVLMKLGVGSRLEAAALAARTGLLDRAVPGQRRSS; the protein is encoded by the coding sequence ATGGGCGTACGCCTCGTGGTGGTGGACGACCACCGCCTGCTCGCGGAGGCGCTCGCCTCGGCGCTGAAGCTGCGCGGGCACCGGGTGCTCGCGGCGGCCGCGCCGGTGGCGGGGGCCGCGGAGCTGGTGGTGAGCCGGGCGCCGGAGGTCTGCCTCCTGGGCACGGCGGCGCCGGACGCGCCGGGGGCCTTCGACCCGGTCGTACGGATCAAGCGGGAGCGGCCGCAGGTCGCCGTGGTGGTGCTCGGGCCGGTGCCCTCGCCGCGCGGGATCGCGGCGGCGTTCGCGGCCGGGGCCTCGGGGTACGTGCGGCACGACGAGCGCATCGAGGGCGTCGAGCGGGCGCTGGTGAAGGCGCGGGCGGGGGAGTCGGCGGTGTCGCCGCAGCTGCTCCAGGGGGCGTTCGAGGAGCTGCTGCACCCTTCGGCGCAGCCGGACGACGAGGCGCAGCGGCTGCTCCGGCTGCTGACCCACCGGGAGGTGGAGGTCCTGGTCCGGGTCGCGGAGGGCGAGGACACCCGGCTGATCGCGGCGGGGATGGGGATCGCGCCGAGCACGGCGCGGACGCATGTGCAGCGGGTGCTGATGAAGCTGGGGGTCGGTTCGCGTCTGGAGGCGGCGGCGCTGGCGGCCCGGACGGGGCTGCTCGACCGTGCGGTGCCGGGGCAGCGCCGCTCCTCCTGA
- a CDS encoding PQQ-binding-like beta-propeller repeat protein: MTQPPPPPPNQPPDPQGGFGAPTPPPPQQPPAQPEPGYGYPQQPPAPQPEPGYGYPQQQPYGYPTAPQQPQQPQQPPQYGGYQQPQQPQQPVQPPYGYPTQPQQPQYGGYQQPVAAPAPAGGGKKLSAQLQIVIAAAVAVVLIIGAGIWYANSGGGDGGNEAKGSGGTSQGPATGGGDTGGKGLGGGGKEKPPADTKSTMTFQIAQPKVADITDVSGSWITDKAFVKPGVNSLVGYDLDKGSVLWTLPLTGQVCGASRHVTADNKAPILFEATKRVGPRYYQPCTEVGVVDLNTGKLLWSTSVTGGSAGDQKARFTEVTLSGATVAAGGTDGGAAFDLANGNPRWKPQANDQNCYDMGYGGGEGLVAVRKCGQYDNPNVLIQNLNPTTGAPLSQYKMPPGVKYASVISTKPLVVAADVGETAGDGSGISDFFSIDEKTGKLKAKITADADQYAARCRATEVESCTQALVGNGRLYVPTEEHEGSTGEYGSETNEIIAFDLATGRTVPEKADAGDKFTYVPLRMDGGNLIAYKAPPYDQGGRIVSVDGGTMKETLLLENPANKSIHNVESSFSLNGAELLYGDGRFFISETLVSKPRENASPNDIKEYLIVSFSVAH, encoded by the coding sequence ATGACGCAGCCACCCCCGCCGCCGCCGAACCAGCCCCCGGACCCGCAGGGCGGCTTCGGCGCCCCGACGCCCCCGCCGCCGCAGCAGCCTCCGGCCCAGCCGGAGCCCGGTTACGGCTACCCGCAGCAGCCGCCGGCGCCCCAGCCGGAGCCCGGCTACGGGTACCCGCAGCAGCAGCCGTACGGGTACCCGACGGCGCCCCAGCAGCCCCAGCAGCCGCAGCAGCCCCCGCAGTACGGCGGTTACCAGCAGCCGCAGCAGCCCCAGCAGCCGGTCCAGCCCCCGTACGGCTACCCGACTCAGCCGCAGCAGCCGCAGTACGGCGGCTACCAGCAGCCCGTCGCGGCCCCGGCCCCGGCCGGCGGCGGCAAGAAGCTGTCGGCGCAGCTCCAGATCGTCATCGCGGCGGCCGTCGCCGTCGTCCTGATCATCGGCGCCGGCATCTGGTACGCCAACTCCGGCGGCGGTGACGGCGGCAACGAGGCGAAGGGCTCGGGCGGCACCTCGCAGGGTCCCGCCACGGGTGGCGGCGACACCGGTGGCAAGGGCCTGGGCGGCGGCGGCAAGGAGAAGCCGCCGGCCGACACCAAGTCGACGATGACCTTCCAGATCGCGCAGCCGAAGGTCGCGGACATCACCGACGTCTCCGGCTCCTGGATCACCGACAAGGCGTTCGTGAAGCCCGGCGTGAACTCGCTCGTGGGCTACGACCTGGACAAGGGCAGCGTCCTGTGGACGCTGCCGCTGACCGGCCAGGTCTGCGGCGCCTCGCGGCACGTCACCGCCGACAACAAGGCGCCGATCCTCTTCGAGGCCACCAAGCGGGTGGGCCCGCGCTACTACCAGCCGTGCACCGAGGTCGGCGTGGTCGACCTGAACACCGGCAAGCTGCTCTGGTCCACCTCGGTCACCGGCGGCTCCGCCGGCGACCAGAAGGCCCGGTTCACCGAGGTCACCCTCAGCGGGGCGACCGTCGCGGCCGGCGGCACCGACGGCGGCGCCGCCTTCGACCTCGCCAACGGCAACCCGCGCTGGAAGCCGCAGGCGAACGACCAGAACTGCTACGACATGGGGTACGGCGGCGGCGAGGGCCTCGTCGCGGTCCGCAAGTGCGGTCAGTACGACAACCCGAACGTGCTGATCCAGAACCTCAACCCGACCACGGGCGCCCCGCTCTCGCAGTACAAGATGCCGCCCGGCGTGAAGTACGCCTCGGTCATCTCCACCAAGCCGCTGGTCGTCGCGGCCGACGTCGGCGAGACCGCCGGTGACGGCAGCGGCATCTCGGACTTCTTCTCCATCGACGAGAAGACCGGGAAGCTGAAGGCGAAGATCACGGCGGACGCGGACCAGTACGCGGCCCGCTGCCGTGCCACCGAGGTCGAGTCCTGCACCCAGGCGCTGGTCGGCAACGGCCGGCTGTACGTGCCGACCGAGGAGCACGAGGGCAGCACCGGCGAGTACGGCAGCGAGACCAACGAGATCATCGCCTTCGACCTGGCCACCGGGCGCACCGTGCCCGAGAAGGCCGACGCGGGCGACAAGTTCACGTACGTCCCGCTGCGGATGGACGGCGGCAACCTCATCGCCTACAAGGCCCCGCCCTACGACCAGGGCGGCCGGATCGTCTCGGTCGACGGCGGCACGATGAAGGAGACGCTGCTCCTGGAGAACCCGGCGAACAAGTCGATCCACAACGTCGAGAGCAGCTTCAGCCTGAACGGCGCCGAACTCCTCTACGGCGACGGCCGGTTCTTCATCTCGGAGACCCTGGTCAGCAAGCCGCGGGAGAACGCCTCGCCCAACGACATCAAGGAGTACCTGATCGTCTCCTTCTCCGTCGCGCACTGA
- a CDS encoding PQQ-binding-like beta-propeller repeat protein, translating into MTQPPSNQPPGGFGAPQDPNQAPNQAPSQGPAVPPVPPQAPPVPPQAPPTPPATQPGYGYPQQPGQAPQPGPYGQPGPYGQPGQAGQPGPYGQPAQPPYGYPQQGQPGQPGPYGQQPNPYGGYPTQPMYQGAPTPPQGPGGGGPFKGRTGIVAGVAAAAVLVAAVTTWAVVGGDDDKDPAAQPTATATSSSGAPKPTESVDQGDGTGDGGNGDEDLNAGRQAGEAKVNWLLKNDVDLPRNGSDVFGPWIVGDTVVKAMYKGVDGYGLSDGKRKWHVDLPFELCAVPPEPAADGSMVFGYAESAKDGAKCTQLQKVDLKTGKAGWKKAVPKATGLFAFSDNTLAISGNTVTAAGSSSAYGFSLADGHQLFKGADSGCKPFAFAGGSKLIAAMDCPSGSTTKKLQAIGEVDPNTGKPKFTFQLEANWEVDKVYSVDPLVVSATQRDQKKWSIFALNANGKLRSQIQGGNDKFAPSCGGSFVIFGKNLQGCTGVAADANTFYMATETGYGKGNEVVAFDLNTGKAKWRSKAPGDQPMTPLRMDGGQVLLYVDPSYDKGGAVATLAPTGGAPKILLQHPASAAGIESNFYDASFAYGNGTFVVASGRVSASNDKDEMQVKTMMAFSK; encoded by the coding sequence ATGACCCAGCCGCCCAGCAACCAGCCGCCGGGGGGCTTCGGAGCCCCCCAGGACCCGAACCAGGCCCCGAACCAGGCCCCGAGCCAGGGTCCGGCCGTGCCGCCCGTGCCGCCGCAGGCTCCGCCGGTCCCGCCGCAGGCGCCGCCGACCCCGCCCGCCACGCAGCCCGGTTACGGCTACCCGCAACAGCCGGGCCAGGCCCCGCAGCCCGGTCCGTACGGTCAGCCGGGTCCCTATGGCCAGCCCGGACAGGCCGGACAGCCCGGTCCCTACGGACAGCCGGCGCAGCCCCCCTACGGGTACCCGCAGCAGGGCCAGCCCGGTCAGCCCGGCCCGTACGGTCAGCAGCCGAACCCCTACGGCGGTTACCCCACCCAGCCCATGTACCAGGGCGCCCCCACCCCGCCCCAGGGCCCCGGTGGCGGCGGCCCGTTCAAGGGCAGGACCGGAATCGTCGCCGGCGTGGCCGCCGCGGCCGTCCTGGTCGCCGCCGTCACGACCTGGGCCGTCGTCGGCGGGGACGACGACAAGGACCCGGCCGCCCAGCCCACCGCCACGGCCACCTCCTCCTCCGGCGCTCCTAAGCCCACCGAGTCGGTGGACCAGGGCGACGGCACGGGCGACGGCGGCAACGGCGACGAGGACCTCAACGCGGGCCGCCAGGCCGGCGAGGCGAAGGTCAACTGGCTGCTGAAGAACGACGTCGACCTGCCCCGCAACGGCTCCGACGTCTTCGGCCCGTGGATCGTCGGCGACACCGTCGTCAAGGCGATGTACAAGGGCGTCGACGGCTACGGCCTGAGCGACGGCAAGCGCAAGTGGCACGTCGACCTGCCGTTCGAGCTCTGCGCGGTCCCGCCGGAGCCCGCCGCCGACGGCTCCATGGTCTTCGGCTACGCCGAGAGCGCCAAGGACGGCGCCAAGTGCACCCAGCTCCAGAAGGTCGACCTCAAGACCGGCAAGGCCGGCTGGAAGAAGGCCGTCCCGAAGGCCACGGGCCTCTTCGCCTTCTCCGACAACACCCTTGCCATCAGCGGCAACACGGTCACCGCGGCCGGCTCCAGCAGCGCGTACGGCTTCTCCCTCGCCGACGGCCACCAGCTCTTCAAGGGCGCCGACAGCGGCTGCAAGCCCTTCGCCTTCGCGGGCGGCAGCAAGCTGATCGCCGCCATGGACTGCCCCTCGGGCAGCACCACCAAGAAGCTCCAGGCCATCGGCGAGGTCGACCCCAACACCGGCAAGCCGAAGTTCACCTTCCAGCTGGAGGCGAACTGGGAGGTCGACAAGGTCTACTCGGTCGACCCGCTGGTCGTCTCGGCCACCCAGCGCGACCAGAAGAAGTGGTCCATCTTCGCGCTGAACGCCAACGGCAAGCTGCGCTCGCAGATCCAGGGCGGCAACGACAAGTTCGCTCCCTCGTGCGGCGGCAGCTTCGTCATCTTCGGCAAGAACCTCCAGGGCTGCACCGGTGTCGCCGCCGACGCGAACACCTTCTACATGGCCACCGAGACCGGCTACGGCAAGGGCAACGAGGTCGTCGCCTTCGACCTGAACACCGGCAAGGCCAAGTGGCGCTCCAAGGCCCCGGGCGACCAGCCGATGACGCCGCTGCGCATGGACGGCGGGCAGGTCCTGCTGTACGTGGACCCGTCGTACGACAAGGGCGGCGCCGTCGCCACCCTCGCCCCGACCGGCGGCGCGCCGAAGATCCTGCTCCAGCACCCGGCCTCGGCCGCCGGGATCGAGAGCAACTTCTACGACGCGAGCTTCGCCTACGGCAATGGCACCTTCGTGGTGGCGAGCGGCCGTGTGTCGGCGTCCAACGACAAGGACGAGATGCAGGTCAAGACGATGATGGCCTTCAGCAAGTGA